ACTTCTCGTAGCGTGCCGCAACCTTTTTATAGCCTTTTCTTTTATCTGTCTCACTCTTTCCCTCGTCAGTCCAAACCTTTCCCCTATCTCCTCAAGTGTTAGTGCCCGCTCCCTATTTATGCCAAAATAAAGCGTTATAACTTCCGCTTCGCGCTCGGTAAGCGTCGATAGCACCCTTTCTATTTCCTCTTTAAGGGATTCGTTCATTACGGGTTCATCGGGGGATTGTGCGCGTTCGTCCTCAAGAACATCTTTTAGCGAATTGCTTTCGCCCTCTGTGAACGGCTGATCCAGCGATAGATGGGAGTTTGAGATTTGAAGCGTATCGTTTATCTCCTCTATGGTCATGTCGAGTTCTTCAGCTATTTCATCGGTGCTGGGTGCTCTTCCGTATTCCTGTTCGAGCTCGCTTGCGGCTTTGCCTATTTTGTGAAGAGTCCCCACCCTATTGAGGGGAAGCCTTACTATCCTGCTCTGTTCAGCAAGCGCTTGAAGTATGGACTGTCTTATCCACCATACAGCATACGAGATGAACTTGAAACCGCGCTTCTCATCGAATCTTTTCGCAGCTTTTATGAGACCGATGTTGCCCTCGTTTATAAGGTCAGCCAGCGAGAGCCCCTGATTTTGATATTGTTTTGCAACGCTTACAACGAATCTAAGGTTGGCTTTGGTAAGTTTTTCCAGTGCTTCCTGATCGCCCTCCTTTATCCTTTTTGCTAATTCTACTTCCTCCTCGGGTTTTAAAAGAGGGGTCTCACCTATCTCCTTTAGATAAAGATCAAGGGTTCTATCGATATCGCGTTTACTTCTCGCCATTTTTAGCTCCCCCTACATCTAAAGTAAAAATTCGAGAGTCTATTATATCGAGTAACAAAATTTTGTCAACAATTATTTCAGTCCTGCGAAGATGCAATTCATTAATTTTCAATCAAATATAAAGATAAAGTTCTACTTGTCAAGACCCATAGGGAATTTTTTGGCTATTTTTCGCAAATCTTGTCGAGAGGAAACCGAACCACTTAATAGCAGGCAAACTCAGTCTTTTAACCTTGCGTAAAATCCCCTTGACTGAAGCCTTGGTTGCGATAGAATACTATACGAAGCAAGGAGGGCTAGACCTAATTGGTAAGGCAGCGGACTTGAAATCCGCCGGGCCATTA
The bacterium DNA segment above includes these coding regions:
- a CDS encoding sigma-70 family RNA polymerase sigma factor, which encodes MARSKRDIDRTLDLYLKEIGETPLLKPEEEVELAKRIKEGDQEALEKLTKANLRFVVSVAKQYQNQGLSLADLINEGNIGLIKAAKRFDEKRGFKFISYAVWWIRQSILQALAEQSRIVRLPLNRVGTLHKIGKAASELEQEYGRAPSTDEIAEELDMTIEEINDTLQISNSHLSLDQPFTEGESNSLKDVLEDERAQSPDEPVMNESLKEEIERVLSTLTEREAEVITLYFGINRERALTLEEIGERFGLTRERVRQIKEKAIKRLRHATRSKNLRAYVT